The following are encoded together in the Oncorhynchus masou masou isolate Uvic2021 chromosome 5, UVic_Omas_1.1, whole genome shotgun sequence genome:
- the LOC135528784 gene encoding RNA-binding protein 25-like — RERQRERERETERETERETERETERETERQRERERERERDRDRERERERERDRERGERERERERETDRERETERQRDRERERERETERERERERERERQTDRQRERERERERERTGERERQRARERETERMRERDREPERQRERQRETERKRERERDRERDRERERERERERETERERQRDRERERERERERERERERDRQTERERERERERQRDREREREREASRPPPLVSAIEHAGTWSPVQFKGHQSKQS; from the exons agagagagacagagagagagagagagagagacagagagagagacagagagagagacagagagagagacagagagagagacagagagacagagagagagagagagagagagagagagagacagagacagagagagagagagagagagagagagagacagagagagag gagagagagagagagagagagagagagagacagacagagagagagagacagagagacagagagacagagagagagagagagagagagagacagagagagagagagagagagagagagagagagagagacagacagacagacagagagagagagagagagagagagagagagagagaacgggagagagagagagacagagagccagagagagagagacagagagaatgagagagagagacagagagccagagagacagagagagagacagagagagacagagagaaagagagagagagagagagacagagagagagacagagagagagagagagagagagagagagagagagagacagagagagagagacagagagacagagagagagagagagagagagagagagagagagagagagagagagagagagacagacagacagagagagagagagagagagagagagagagacagagagacagagagagagagagagagaga GAGGCCTCCCGTCCTCCACCCCTGGTCTCTGCCATAGAGCATGCTGGGACatggagtccagtacagttcaaAGGACACCAGTCTAAGCAGTCCTAA
- the LOC135539355 gene encoding octapeptide-repeat protein T2-like translates to METQGFPVVTEWRARDRERDRERDRERERERERERQRERQRETVRERQRERERERERDRERERERERERERQRETERDRETERERERERERERERQRDRETERERERERDRERERERERDRERERERERERERERERERERERQRERQRERDRERERERERDRERDRERDRETERERERERQRDRERERQRDRERQRERERERERERERERERQRETERERERERERQRERETERERERERERERERER, encoded by the coding sequence ATGGAGACACAAGGGTTTCCAGTGGTTACTGAATGgagggcgagagacagagagagagacagagagagagacagagagagagagagagagagagagagagagagacagagagagagacagagagagacagtgagagagagacagagagagagagagagagagagagagagagacagagagagagagagagagagagagagagagagagagagacagagagagacagagagagacagagagacagagagagagagagagagagagagagagagagagagagagagacagagagacagagagacagagagagagagagagagagagagagacagagagagagagagagagagagagagagacagagagagagagagagagagagagagagagagagagagagagagagagagagagagggagagagagagacagagagagagacagagagagagagacagagagagagagagagagagagagagagacagagagagagacagagagagagacagagagacagagagagagagagagagagagagacagagagacagagagagagagagacagagagacagagagagacagagagagagagagagagagagagagagagagagagagagagagagagagagacagagagagacagagagagagagagagagagagagagagagacagagagagagagagacagagagagagagagagagagagagagagagagagagagagagagagaga